The Roseomonas haemaphysalidis genome segment TGGCGTGCCACGCCGCGCCACGCCGCTTCCGACAGCTCCCGCCCGACACCGAAGGTGGGAAGCTGGTCGTGCCCGAACTGCGCGACCTTGTCGGTGCTTTTGCCCAGCAGCACGTCCACCACGTGGCCCAGGCCAAAACGCCGCCCGGTGCGAAGCACCGCCGACAGCATCTTCTGCGCGGGCACGGTACCATCGAACAGCTTTGGGGGCGCCAGGCAGATGTCGCATGCCCCGCAGGGCTCCGGCGCCGCTTCGCCAAAGCAGCGCAGCAGGATCTGCCGTCGGCAGGAGGATGCCTCGGCGATGCCGACCATGGCTTCCAGCCGCTGGCGCTCCACGCGCTTCTGCTCGTCCGTGGCGCCGCTTTCGCCGATCCGGTGACGGGCCAGCGCGATGTCGCCGGCGCCGTACAGCAGCAGTGCCTGGGCCGGCAACCCGTCGCGGCCGGCGCGGCCGATCTCCTGGTACCAGCTTTCCGGGCTCTTCGGCAGGTCGGTATGGGCCACGTAGCGCACGTCGGGCCGGTCGATGCCCATGCCGAAGGCAATGGTCGCTGCCATCACGACGGCATCGCCGCGCGCGAAGCGGCGGTGGGCGTCGCGCTTCGCGGCCGGGTCCATGCCGGCGTGGAACACCAGCCCGTCCAGCCCGTCCTGCTTCAGCCATTCCGCCGTCTGCTCCGCCTTCCGGCGAGTGCCGCAATAGATCAGGCCAGCCCCGGTTCCATCCGAAGCGCCCTTGATGAAGCGGCGCAACTGGCTGCGCTCATGGTCCCGTGGCAGGGCGCCGATGCGGATGTTGGGCCGGTCGAAGCTGGCGCGGAACAGCGGGCTGTCTTCCAGGCCAAGCTGGCGCTGGATGTCCTGCACCGTGCGCGGGTCCGCCGTCGCGGTGAGCGCCAAACGCGGAATGCGCGGGAAGCGCTGCGCCAGAACGGGCAGCGCGCGGTATTCCGGCCGGAAGTGATGCCCCCACTGGCTGACGCAATGCGCCTCGTCGATCGCGAACAGGGCGAGGGGGGTCTCGTCCAGGCGCGCCAGGGTGCCTTCGGTCGTCAGGCGCTCCGGCGACACGTACAACAGCTTGAGGTCGCCGTTGTCGAGGTCGCGCCAAACCGCGCGCGCTTCATCCGGGGGCAGCTCGGAATGCAGGGCGGCCGCCTTGATGTCCTGCTGCCTGAGCGCCGCGACCTGGTCTTCCATCAAGGCGATCAGGGGCGAGATCACGACGCCAAGGCCGGGCCGGCACAAGGCGGGGATTTGGAAGCAAAGGCTCTTGCCGCCGCCCGTCGGCATCAGCACGACGCCAGAACCGCCGGCGGCGGCGTGGCGGACCACATCCTCCTGCAGGCCACGGAAGCCGGTATGGCCGAAGACTCGATGCAGGACCTCGAGCGGGTCGCCGTAGGAACTCATGCCGCGAGGTCTTAGCGCGCCGCGACGCACGCGCCCACGCGAAATAGCTGGCTGCCGCCATGCGGAACTGAGGCGGATCGTCGTGTTGCAACTTCCGCATCAAGCCACCACCCAATGCGGCTTCGCATACCTGCCATCGCAAGGCCGTCGCGACATTGCCGTGAGCTGCGCAATTCGTAACAATCCCGATGCGCTTTCCGCGCAACCCCGCAGCGACTAACCCATTACGACGCTGACAAAATCATACGGGGT includes the following:
- the recQ gene encoding DNA helicase RecQ, giving the protein MSSYGDPLEVLHRVFGHTGFRGLQEDVVRHAAAGGSGVVLMPTGGGKSLCFQIPALCRPGLGVVISPLIALMEDQVAALRQQDIKAAALHSELPPDEARAVWRDLDNGDLKLLYVSPERLTTEGTLARLDETPLALFAIDEAHCVSQWGHHFRPEYRALPVLAQRFPRIPRLALTATADPRTVQDIQRQLGLEDSPLFRASFDRPNIRIGALPRDHERSQLRRFIKGASDGTGAGLIYCGTRRKAEQTAEWLKQDGLDGLVFHAGMDPAAKRDAHRRFARGDAVVMAATIAFGMGIDRPDVRYVAHTDLPKSPESWYQEIGRAGRDGLPAQALLLYGAGDIALARHRIGESGATDEQKRVERQRLEAMVGIAEASSCRRQILLRCFGEAAPEPCGACDICLAPPKLFDGTVPAQKMLSAVLRTGRRFGLGHVVDVLLGKSTDKVAQFGHDQLPTFGVGRELSEAAWRGVARQLVAQGALDVAVENHGELVPTDAARPILKGEQPVMLREELVSAPARGSLRTRSGGEIPSDPRFAALRDWRKKTALAQGVPAYVIFQDRTLAEIAAEQPATLDQLGTIPGVGNTKLERYGNDVLRVLRDVAG